The Microcebus murinus isolate Inina chromosome 9, M.murinus_Inina_mat1.0, whole genome shotgun sequence nucleotide sequence CATAGCTTGGTATCTGGGCATCCCAaagaatttaatttctattataaacaCACTAATAACTAATATACACAAAGGTGATTACTTCCTCTGAAGTCTTCCAAGTACCCAACAAATACTAATTAAGCCactgtcacatggtgagagaaaaacttttaaatattagaattgCCTAAAATTAGTGGTTGGTTTTGGTCAGAAACGGTAGTTGAAATTGCCTCCTGCTTTTTCATGCTTACGATATCCAAATGAGGCAAATAACCCCATCTGTTATTTCTGAGTTATTCACAGGGATATAATACAACTTTCCAAcatccatatttttctttcctctcttcctttctcatttctattatcgatttccttttcctttggctGGCTCGACACCCTATCAAAACTAAAGAGGTTTCCCTAATAGGTCCTTTCCCCCTACTTGCTAAGCTCCAAccagaaaacatacaaaatacatatgaaatatttctttaaaatagctatttttcattattaacttTGCAGTAAAAATTATAGCATGTTGTCTGtcaacattttatgtaaattgtgTTTACCTCATTGGCTTAATTCCCAACTTATAAACTTTTATAAGGCCATTTTTTCCTAAATCttcttaaaaaaacattattttagactcttttttttttttgaaacagagtctcgctttgttgcccatgctagagtgactgccgtggcatcagcctagctcacagcaacctcaaactcctgggctcaacaatcctactactgcctcagcctcctgaatagctgggactacaagcatgcaccaccatgcccggccaattttttctctctatattagttggccaattaatttctttctatttatagtagagacggggtctcgctcttgctcaggctggttttgaactcctgacctcaagcaatccgcccgccttggcctcccaaagtgctaggattataggcgtgagccatcacacccggccttATTTTAgactcttaaaaaagaaaaaacgctTTCCACGCTACCCGCGGAAGGGGCCCATACGGCGTTGTTCTGGATTCCCGTCGTAACTTAAAGGGAAACTTTCACGATGTCCGGAGCCCTTGATGTCCTGCAAATGAAGGAGGAGGATGTCCTCAAATTCCTTGCAGCAGGAACCCACTTAGGTGGCACCAACCTTGATTTCCAAATGGAACAGTAcatctacaaaagaaaaactgatggCATCTACATCATAAATCTGAAGAGGACCTGGGAGAAGCTTCTGTTGGCAGCTCGTGCCATTGTTGCCATTGAAAACCCTGCTGATGTCAGTGTCATATCCTCCAGGAATACTGGCCAGCGAGCTGTGCTGAAGTTTGCTGCTGCCACTGGAGCCACTCCTATTGCTGGCCGCTTCACTCCTGGAACCTTCACTGACCAGATCCAGGCAGCGTTCCGGGAGCCGTGTCTTCTGGTGGTTACTGACCCCAGGGCTGACCACCAGCCTCTCACAGAGGCGTCTTATGTTAACCTGCCTACCATTGCTCTGTGTAACACAGATTCTCCTCTGCGTTACGTGGACATTGCCATCCCGTGCAACAACAAGGGGGCTCACTCTGTGGGTCTGATGTGGTGGATGCTGGCCCGGGAAGTTCTCCGCATGCGTGGCACCATCTCCCGTGAACACCCGTGGGAGGTCATGCCTGATCTCTACTTCTACAGAGATCCTGaagagattgaaaaggaagagcaagctGCCGCTGAGAAAGCTGTGACCAAAGAGGAGTTTCAGGGTGAATGGACAGCTCCAGCTCCTGAGTTTACTGCTACTCAGCCCGAGGTTGCAGACTGGTCTGAAGGCGTGCAGGTGCCCTCTGTGCCTATTCAGCAGTTCCCCACTGAAGACTGGAGCGCCCAGCCTGCCACGGAAGACTGGTCTGCAGCTCCCACTGCTCAGGCCACTGAATGGGTGGGAACAACCACTGAGTGGTCTTAAGTTCTTCTACAAACTCTTAAAAACGGAAATAAGgttaatggaaaataaacatgagtttctaaaaaaaaaaaagaaaaaaccccacCCCATGTATATATTacccaacttaaaaaaataatacacaaccAGAAAGCAATACAGTGCAATGTTTAAATaagttagtattaatatttgtgatgTATTCAGCACAGTACCCAGCATATGGTAACATTGCCATGTTAGATATTATGATTATCAGCACACACAATATGTACTTAAAACTTCTggatttggccgggcgcggtggctcacgcctgtaatcctagctctctgggaggccgaggcgggcggattgctcaaggtcaggagttcaaaaccagcctgagcaagagcgagaccccgtctctactataaatagaaagaaattaattggccaacttatatatatgtaaaaaattagccgggcatggtggcgcatgcctgtagtcccagctactcgggaggctgaggcagcaggattgctcgagcccaggagtttgaggttgctgtgagctaggctgatgccacggcactcactctagcctgggcaacaaagtgagactctgtctca carries:
- the LOC105875987 gene encoding small ribosomal subunit protein uS2-like; its protein translation is MSGALDVLQMKEEDVLKFLAAGTHLGGTNLDFQMEQYIYKRKTDGIYIINLKRTWEKLLLAARAIVAIENPADVSVISSRNTGQRAVLKFAAATGATPIAGRFTPGTFTDQIQAAFREPCLLVVTDPRADHQPLTEASYVNLPTIALCNTDSPLRYVDIAIPCNNKGAHSVGLMWWMLAREVLRMRGTISREHPWEVMPDLYFYRDPEEIEKEEQAAAEKAVTKEEFQGEWTAPAPEFTATQPEVADWSEGVQVPSVPIQQFPTEDWSAQPATEDWSAAPTAQATEWVGTTTEWS